Within the Setaria viridis chromosome 3, Setaria_viridis_v4.0, whole genome shotgun sequence genome, the region CGAAGAAGAGGAGATATAGGCAAGCGAGGTGTGGTGCATTTGTTGTGTAATTGAAACGCGTGTGAAAGCCGATTGATTTTTAGGGTTTGGGTGTGCTGTTACTATCTTGTTGGTCAGTCAGACTCGGTTACTGTTATTGTTGTAGTATAAGTTGGTCGTTGAAGTCCGTATGCGCTTGCCCTGCCGTTACAATCTTGGTGGACAGATGTTTTCTTTGCAAATGCTTTCAGTTCCCGAGTTCAACTCGCTGTAGAATTATAAGTGAATTAAACGGGGCTAGTCGGCTGTTTCGAGTTGTACATGAAATCACCATGGGTGCCTTCAGCTGAGCATCCGGTCAGCTGTGCTTTGCAAACCACGGATCAGTGCAAAGCTGTGAGGACGGTTTTTCTCCAACCaatcgagtttttttttttcaataaaaaatCATCCGCTCTCTGTGACGATGCACCACCTAGTATTTGCTTAGCTATGGTATTTTGGCTGAGGTATGGCTAGCAATTTGAGACAAGATTTAGCTAAAGAATAAGCTAAGGTGTAAGAAGGTTTAGCTAAAgaaatttgaaattttttagCCCTGAATCCGAAGAAAGTTTGCCAAAACTAACCAACAGCTGCACAAGAGTCGAGAAAAAAAGTTACGCAAACTGCAGTCTCTGGATCTCAGTCATCTGAAAACCCAAAACTTTTCTGTAATCCTAAGGTTTCCTCTTATGGTCAAAATTTTCCTTTGGTATTTGAAGAAAGGTGTGATCCTCACTCAAGATAATTTGGCAAAAAAGCATTGGCATGGCTATAATACTAATGAATCTATACAGCACTTGTTTTTTATTGCCATATGGCTAGGTTTATTTGGAATACCATATATATTGCGTTTAATATTTTAGTCACCTTCTATTGTATCCAATATGTTTGGTTCTTGACTCAAAGGTCTCTCTTCTAAGCTTAGACGTCAAATTTTAGTGGGTGCGACTGCTCTATGTTGGGCTATTTGGTTGAGTTGAAATGATATGGTTTTCCATAGATCCTCTTCTAACTCTTTCATGCATGTTATTTTTAAGGAACTTACTGATCAGAGGTTGATCATTGCTGTTTAAGAGGAAGAGATAGATAATCCGAAGATGGGATGCAGGAAGTAGGAGTCTACCGTCGCGTAGCTCTTCAACAATTTTGGTTAGCTCCAACAATTTTGGTTGGAagtttaggccctgtttggcatggctccaactccgggtggagttgctccactccagaactccacgtGGAGCCAGCttcgctccaaaactccagaactaaaatgggatgtttggctagatgggtgctctcagctccaaaaaagatcgatttcagtgtggattgccattgttgccccccaattaagaccccacttgtcatcctctctatcccatcttcttccccTTGGTCTGTCAAAATCTTCCACTTTCAATATGCTAACGGGTgacgcgggcggcgggtggcgacgggtgggcggcgacgggcggggcgcggcggcgggcggcgacgggtgggcggcggcgggcggcgacgggcggcgggtggcgacgggcgacgggcggcgggcggcgacgggcggcgggcggcgggcggcaggcggcgacgggcgacgtgcagcgggcggtgacgggcggcgggcggcgacgggcgacgggcgcgacgcagggcggcgacgggcgacgggcggcgggcggcaggcggcgacgggcgactggcggcgacgggcgcggcgctgggcagcgacggcgacgggcacTGGGCGGGCGACTGGCCTTGACGATGGGGAACAATAGAATAGAACGAAACGTTTTtttccataaccagtggcatttgtgggtaattatccaccaactccacgaggaggttcaaaagagaggtttctggagcagcaaaagaggtgctccaaaactccacctccatttgcactacagctccatggagttggcaactcatggagttttggagttggggtgtttggctgaattttttgatggagttgctggagtttaggagtggagccgtgccaaacagggccttaggaACATGATTGAAGCTTAGTTTTCACTCCATGTTTGCTACTTGGTCTGAAACTATTTCCTTTACGAGGTGTCTAATAGTCTAATTGGTCAGTATTGTTTGGCTACATACACTCGTGTATGGGTGTAGAGGCCGGAACACTTTTTCCTTTGTCcaaaaaatctgaaaaatccaaaacaaataAATTCTTTCCGTTGACCGGTCCAACTTGCCGTCTCTCTTTCTCTTGCTCTCCCCAGCTAGCAGTAGCCATTCCATTGAGGCTGCGGTCTTCCATTCCACCTCCCCCCACATCTAGAAGCTCCtaccgcccctcccctccacgACGATGAGGTGAGGTGACCGGGATCCAcaccgacgccgacgccgacgacgagcctGCTTCCACCCATCTCCACCCTCTCGTCTTTCTTCTCATCCGGAacaggggaaggaggaggagatggaggacgGCGGCAACGCGGCGGCCGGCCTGGGCACCCTGCGCGCGGTGCTCGCCATCCTCCAGTGGTGGGGCTTCAACGTCACCGTCATCATCATGAACAAGTGGATCTTCCAGGTCTCATTctcctccatccatccatccattctcTGCCTCGGATCTGGATGCCAAATGCCCCCAACCCAAAGGAAAGTACTCTCGCATTCTAGATTTGAATGGGCGGGAGGCCATGCCTTCCAAATGGAGCTGGGGCTTATTCTAGTGAAAATCTGCGTCGTTGGTAGTAACACAAGATGCTCTTCTCTGCAGAAACTGGATTTCAAGTTTCCTCTCACCGTGTCCTGCGTCCACTTCATCTGCTCTTCAATTGGCGCATATGTTGCAATCCATGTGCTTAAGGCCAAACCATTGATTGAAGTTGAACCGGAGGACCGATGGAGAAGGATATTCCCAATGTCATTTGTCTTCTGCATTAACATTGTGCTGGGAAATGTGAGCCTGCGCTACATTCCAGTCTCATTCATGCAGACCATCAAATCTTTCACTCCTGCAACCACAGGTACCTTCGTTATATGTGCTGTTTTCTGCCCTCATTCTTCATTCAATCTTCCTCTTGCTATTGTGCTGTGCTATCATCTTCTGAGATAAAAGGCTGTTGTCATGTCGTGCAGTTATTCTGCAGTGGCTAGTCTGGAGTAAGCATTTTGAATGGCGCATATGGGCTTCACTGGTCCCTATAGTTGGGGGAATACTCCTAACTTCAGTAACAGAGCTTAGCTTCAACATTTTTGGTTTCTGCGCGGCCATGGTTGGCTGCCTGGCTACATCCACAAAAACCATCTTGGCAGAGTCCCTACTCCATGGATACAAATTTGACAGGTAGACACTTGTCTAACGGTGATTGATGGCTGGTGCTTATTTAGCAATTGGTGTTTATGCCTAGCATAGTGTCTTATCTTCTTTGTTGATTTCTCAAGGGCATCATTTTCTTCTACTGAATGAATGGAAATTAGAAGTGCTAATTAGTAGGATGGTTTGTTATGTTTTCTGCAGCATTAACACGGTGTACTATATGGCACCCTTTGCCACCATGATACTGGCTCTACCAGCAATGTTGCTTGAAGGAGGTGGCGTCATCAACTGGTTCTACACACACGATTCAATTGTTCCTGCGCTGATCATCATCCTAGGTTCAGGGGTGCTTGCGTTTTGCCTTAACTTCTCCATCTTCTATGTGATCCATTCAACTACAGCAGTGACTTTCAATGTTGCTGGCAACCTTAAAGTAAGACACGACTATATTCTGGGCTGTTGTTCTCTCCCTGCTCCCTCCGCTCGCTGAATCAACATGCTTTTGTAGGTTGCAGTGGCAGTACTAGTGTCGTGGTTGATCTTCCGGAACCCAATCTCTGGAATGAATGCAATTGGATGTGGAATCACTCTGGTTGGCTGCACTTTCTATGGCTATGTGAGGCATCTGATCTCTCAACGGCAGGCTGTGGCCCCTGGGAACTTGCCAAGAAATCAGATGGAGATGCTTCCCCTTGTGGACGACAAGCAAGAAAAGGTCTAGCAAGTTGGCGTTTCTGAAGTGGAAGAGGTACAATACAGGCAGATGGTATACCCAGAGAAGACTGACAGTGGTGATAGGAAGGTTGCTGGGCTCAAGGCTGCACAAGGCAGGACTTACAGTAGTTTCTTGGAGACAGAATATATATGTACTCATGCATGCTTGGGGCGTGTAATTGGGCACTTCTTATAGAATCATTTCATCGTCTCATTTGCTGTGGTATATTAGCCTCCAGCATCAGAACTTGGATTTGTTATTAGGAAGGTTGTTTTGCTGTGATATGTATTGAAGCTGCAGCCTGCTCATCGACTCGATGCTCTGCTCGATCGATTTGTATTCTATTCTCAATAGCATTTCCAAAGCTGCTCGATTTCAATGCCATTGCCCATTGCTGGGTCTGGTAGCGTTGTTAGCATGGCTTTCAGACAGACATGCATTGTGAGGTCAGTCAGGTGGGATTAAACAATCATGTATGTAATTTCACTATTAAGTGGAAAATTACATGCGATGTGGTTGTGGCTCCAAAAATTTGCCTAAAATAAAGCTGCATACTTTGGACAGCTTGGGGCACCCCTTCTACTGTATGTACAAGTACAACATTGATTCAGAAGAAGAGAGAGGTTTCTCATCATGAAAACCCTGGGACTAGGCACACGCCACGAttggatttggatttggatgctgaGGAGCCTGCAACTTGGTGCTGTCGGCGTGAGCACAAGAAGATTTATAGGACGCCGGGCTATTCTCCGTACTCCAGTCATCCGGAACTGTCAGGAAATACTTGCTCATGAATTTCCTGAACCTCTTCTTGTACTCCCTGGGGGAGATCACCGTTGGCGATTCGTTCTTGGGCACCACCAGAGACGTCTTCACCCAAGTCTCCAGCTGCTTGTCCCATGTGTACTGCCTCAGGTAGTCGATGATGCCAAACACGAGCTCATGCTTCTGCTTGTCCACTCCCACCAGAAGAGAGTAGTCCATAACATTGATTGACTGCAACCACAACTCTTTTGTTAGCTCATGTTTATACTGACCTATAAAGCAAACATAGTGGTTGATTGGGTGGCTCAAATAAAATCAAAGCCATACACATACAGTGAGAAAAGCCGTATCATTCCAGATTGCCCGCTGTAAGAG harbors:
- the LOC117849814 gene encoding UDP-galactose transporter 1 gives rise to the protein MEDGGNAAAGLGTLRAVLAILQWWGFNVTVIIMNKWIFQKLDFKFPLTVSCVHFICSSIGAYVAIHVLKAKPLIEVEPEDRWRRIFPMSFVFCINIVLGNVSLRYIPVSFMQTIKSFTPATTVILQWLVWSKHFEWRIWASLVPIVGGILLTSVTELSFNIFGFCAAMVGCLATSTKTILAESLLHGYKFDSINTVYYMAPFATMILALPAMLLEGGGVINWFYTHDSIVPALIIILGSGVLAFCLNFSIFYVIHSTTAVTFNVAGNLKVAVAVLVSWLIFRNPISGMNAIGCGITLVGCTFYGYVRHLISQRQAVAPGNLPRNQMEMLPLVDDKQEKV